The DNA region TCACTTCGAGGACCCCTTCGCAAAGATCATTGAGGGGTAGATTCTTTCTAATCATTTGAAAACCCTGAAGAATTATGTTAGCAATGGAAGTACCCTATGAACAATATAAAAACACTGGAAGACCATCTTCACCATTATTTCGGATTCGCCTCTTTCCGGGGAGAACAGAAAAGAGTCATTGAATCTGCCTTGTCGGGACACAGCACCCTGGCGGTTTTTCCTACAGGAAGCGGCAAAAGCCTCTGTTACCAGCTCCCGGCCCTTCTGCAGGAGGGTCTCACCCTGGTCATCAGCCCCCTGATCGCCCTGATGAAGGACCAGGTGGATTTCCTGGAAAAACGACAGATACCCGCGGCCCGTTATGATACATCCCTCAGCCGGGAGGAATGGGAAAATGTGAACAGCAGGATCAAAAACAATGCATTGAAGATCCTCTTTGTTTCACCCGAACGACTGGGGAATGAACGATTCATCGCCCAGATGAAACAGGTCAGGATACAGACTCTGGTCATCGATGAAATCCACTCCATATCAGAGTGGGGTCACAATTTCCGTCCGGATTATCTGAAACTGGCCCATTACTACAGGGAATTGGGCATTCCCAGGATGATCGGTTTAACCGCGACGGCCAATGAGAAGGTCATTGAAGACATCTGCCGCCTCTTTTCCATAGATCAGGATCACTGCGTCATCAGCGGCTTTCACAGACCGAATCTGTTTATCAGAATCCATCCTGTAGAGGATAAAAACAGGAATCACCGCCTTCTCGAAACCCTGAATAAAAGGGCCTCCGGTCCGGCGATCATCTACGTCAGCCAGCAGAAAACAACCCGGGAGGTTCAGGAATTCCTTGAAAAAAACGGATACACCGCCCGGACCTATCATGCGGGAATGAAAGCAGAAGAGCGGAAGGATGTTCAGGAGTGGTTTATGGGCAGCGACAGGGCCGTGATCATTGCCACCATTGCCTTCGGCATGGGTATAGACAAGGCAAACGTACGTCAGGTGATCCATTACAATCTTCCGAAGAGTCTTGAAAATTATATGCAGGAAATCGGCCGGGCCGGCCGTGACGGAGAAGATTCAGACTGCACGCTCCTGT from Oceanispirochaeta sp. includes:
- a CDS encoding ATP-dependent DNA helicase RecQ; translated protein: MNNIKTLEDHLHHYFGFASFRGEQKRVIESALSGHSTLAVFPTGSGKSLCYQLPALLQEGLTLVISPLIALMKDQVDFLEKRQIPAARYDTSLSREEWENVNSRIKNNALKILFVSPERLGNERFIAQMKQVRIQTLVIDEIHSISEWGHNFRPDYLKLAHYYRELGIPRMIGLTATANEKVIEDICRLFSIDQDHCVISGFHRPNLFIRIHPVEDKNRNHRLLETLNKRASGPAIIYVSQQKTTREVQEFLEKNGYTARTYHAGMKAEERKDVQEWFMGSDRAVIIATIAFGMGIDKANVRQVIHYNLPKSLENYMQEIGRAGRDGEDSDCTLLYCRDDRIILENYSYGDTPEKENIYQLIDMLSREPDEFSINRYDISRDYDIRDLVARTLFTYLELESCIKSIGSFANEYSLRFLRPQEELSSQIGPERAAFLETLFATGKMGRIWLNLDLLQAERITGEALSRIQKALIWLENEGWIETKIKNMRQNYRKTRSAWNVEEMTESMMNRFAEREASDIHRIDLIEQLGLTRKCRTAALLHYFGETLEGGRCGHCDVCEGTAEPGTGVPKSMTLSEEEKTKLESLMMSLENEDLSAPRMTRFLCGISSPYLSRKKLTKVPGFGHFQRRPFTAVQSAVNSIKRQSVTS